A window of Rhodothermales bacterium genomic DNA:
CATGGCAGCTTCCGACCCATGGGCACCGGCGTGGTTGGACCTGTGCCTGATCGATGCCCTCGGATTCCCGTTCTGTCCAGGTGAGGGGCTCGGTCATGCCATCGGTTTCCTTGCCCGCGGCGAGTGGCTGCTGGCAATCGCTTCGCACTGGGCATCGCCTTTCGTGGTTTCCGGGTTGCTGGTCCGGAGTGGTTCACTCATTCACAATGTATACCGAACGACATGTCCAAAGTAATCAAGTATCTGCCCGAGTTGGATGGGGATGAGCAGGTTACCGTGGCACGGCTCCTGACCGACATGACAGAAGAGCAGGCCGAACACTTTGCCCACGTGTATCGGCAACGCAGGAAGGACGAATCGACGACCCTGCTGTTGACTGCCGTGGCCTTCATTGGTGTGGCGGGCCTCAACCGGTTCTATCTCGGGCAGATCGGAATGGGCTTTCTGTACCTGGTGACCGTCGGGTTCTGTTTGATTGGCCCCATCATCGATATTTTCAATTACAAATCGCTGGTTGGCAAGCACAACAGTGCAAAAGCCTTCGAGACGGCCGAACTCATCCGGGGCGCGTTTCCTGAACTGGCGCCGGCAAAACCCGGCGTGCTCGAGTCACGGACACCCAGGACGGATTGACGTCACCATGCCTCTGCCTTCGGTGCGTCTTCAGCGCAGGACGGTAATCCGACGCGTGGTCTGGTAGTCGGGTCCGGAAATACGAATGAACCAGGTTCCGGTCGACCAGGAGCCACCGTGGATGGTGGCGATGTTCCGTCCGGCTTCCAGGTACCCCAGTGAGGACCGGTCGTGGACACGGCCCAGGATATCGACCAGGTCGACGCGGTAAACACCGGGCGATTGAACGGGCAGGCTGATGTTGATGGAGGCCCCTGCCGACACGGGATTCGGCCAAATGGCCAGGTCGGACGGTGGCACCGGGGTATGTTCCACGTCTGTCACGATGGTGGACGGACGGGTCCAGAGGGCTTCGAATTCGATCTGGTCACCCGGGACGGCTTCCGGGTTCAAGTGCGAAAAAATGGCGGTAACGGACGCGTACACGCCGGGGAAATCCTGGAAGCCCGTGCCCGGCATGACATCCTGGAACGCCAGCGGACCGCCATCCATGGGTTCGAAAA
This region includes:
- a CDS encoding DUF2752 domain-containing protein gives rise to the protein MKTRTERGQILEAGLWLAGLTLMAASDPWAPAWLDLCLIDALGFPFCPGEGLGHAIGFLARGEWLLAIASHWASPFVVSGLLVRSGSLIHNVYRTTCPK
- a CDS encoding TM2 domain-containing protein; translated protein: MSKVIKYLPELDGDEQVTVARLLTDMTEEQAEHFAHVYRQRRKDESTTLLLTAVAFIGVAGLNRFYLGQIGMGFLYLVTVGFCLIGPIIDIFNYKSLVGKHNSAKAFETAELIRGAFPELAPAKPGVLESRTPRTD